GTGCCGGGCCGCATCGGCGCGCAGCGTCCGGGGATTCTGCCCAGAGGCCACGATCTCGGCCGCATGCCCGATCAGCCAGTGCTCAAACCCCTTGTCGGAGGCTTCCGGATGGAACTGCAGCCCGAGCCCGTGCGAGCCGAGCGCGAAGGCCTGGTTCCGGCAGGCCGGTGTCGAGGCCAACAGCTCCGCGCCCGGCGGCAGGTCGAAGGTGTCGCCGTGCCAGTGCAGCACCGGCGCACCATCGGCGAGGTGGCGCAACGGACCGCGCCCGCCCGCCGCGGTGATCGTGACGGGTGCCCACCCGATCTCCCTTGCGCCGCCCTGCATCGGGTAAACGCGGGCGCCCGAGACGCGCGCCATGAGCTGCGCGCCAAGACAGACCCCGAGGGTCGGCCGCCCTGCGGAGAGCCTGGCCTCGAGAAGGCGCAGCTCGTCGGTGAGGAAGGGATAGCGGTCCTCCTCATAGGCTCCG
This genomic window from Pararoseomonas sp. SCSIO 73927 contains:
- a CDS encoding glutamine amidotransferase, encoding MRQALVIRHVHFEDLGAFAPALAAAGYAVRVLSAGEDDLQAAQPAPPDLLVVLGGPVGAYEEDRYPFLTDELRLLEARLSAGRPTLGVCLGAQLMARVSGARVYPMQGGAREIGWAPVTITAAGGRGPLRHLADGAPVLHWHGDTFDLPPGAELLASTPACRNQAFALGSHGLGLQFHPEASDKGFEHWLIGHAAEIVASGQNPRTLRADAARHGPAAAERGRRLMGDWLAALPESGA